The genome window CAGCGTGTGCGGGGCGCTGATCGCCCCGGCCGCGCTGGCGGCGTCGGCGGGGGTGCCGTGCCCGGAGTGTGTGCTGGAGCTGGACCCGGTCCCGGAGACCGCGGCCGGTGACCCGCACGTGCAGCGTCGCGCGGTGTCGGCGTGGCTGCGGCGCCTGCCGGGGCGCATCGGCGGGGCGACGGCGCTGACGGCGGTTGGGGGGCTGGGATGAGCCCGGCCGAGCGAGGGGAGCCCACCGCGCCGCAGGCCGGTGCGCCCGCCGATAGGCGGGCGTCGCGGATTCTGGCCACGGCTGAGGCCGACCGGATCCGGGCCCACACCGAGCAGGTGCGTACCGACACCGCCGAGCGGTGGCGACACCAGCATGCCGAGGCGCGGGAGCAGCGCGCGAGCGCGCGCCGCGCGGCGCGGGCTCGGGCATGGGCGCGCCGCTGGTCGGGGGTGCGGGCCGCGGCGAGTGTGGCTGTTCGCTCGGCCCCGGCGCTGGCGGGCGTGGCGGCGTGTGTCGCGCCGACCGCGATCGCCACGCGGGGTCAGTACGAGTTCGGGGCCGAGGTGATGCGACTCGGCGCGATGGCGGTTCTGGTCCCGGTGATGCTGGAGGGCGCGGCGTGGATGCTGGCCTGGCAGCGGTATCAGGCGGTCGCCGCGGGTGATCCGGCGACCCGGCTGACCGCCGGGGTGTGGGCCCTGGCCGGTGCTGCGGCGGGCCTGAACTTCTGGCACGGCGCGACCGGTCTGAGTGGCTCGGTACAGGTCGGGGTCACCTACGGCGTCGCGAGCGTGGTCGGGTTCGGCTTGGTCGAGTTGCTGGCCCGCCACCGCGCGGGGGGCTCGCCGCGGGCGCGGGAGCGCCGTGCCCGCCGCCGGCTGGCTCTGGCCCGCGCGGTGCGGTTCCCGCGGGTGTCCTGGGCGGCCTGGTCAATGCGGGTCGCCCACGGCTCAGCCACTGCCCCGGAGCAGGTCTGGCGCCAGGTGTGGGAGTCGTCGACCAGCGCCGCCGCGGTCGATCCGGGGGCGGTGCCGCCGGAGCGGAAGGCCGCCGCGGCCGCGGTAGTCCCGCCGCCGCTCGCACCGGCAGACGAGCCCAGCGAGCGGTCTGAGCGTCCCGAGGGAAACGACACCTGCTCGGTCACCGCCCATGGTGATCAGCTGCCCGCGGCGGTGGCACCGTCCCACTCCGGCGGCGGGGTAGGGGAGCGGGCCGACCGCGCCGATCTCCGCCGCCGCGCCGCTGATGCCCGGGTGCAGGACCTGGCCGAGCTGTTGTGCTCCGGGGCCGCGGTGACCGGCGAGCAGGCCGGGGTGATCTTCGGGGTGTCGGAGCGCACCGGACGTCGCCTGGTAGCCGAGGCGAAAACAACCTGTGACCAGCCTCCAGCCGCGGCGCCCGGCGCAGCAGGCGGCGACGACACCCACGCCGCGGCCGTTCCGGGAGCGGGGGAGCAGCACCGGTTGTTGCAGTTTCCGGGCGCGGAATCCCCGCACGCGGGGAGGAGCGCATGAGTACCCCGACGCTGCACCCTGTGGCCGAACCGGACCCGGAACCCAGCTCGCCGCCGGAAGGCCGGGATGGTCGGGCTCGGCGGGCCCGTGCCGGTGTGGAGCGCGGACTGTCGGCGGTGTGGTGGCGTGCGGTGTGGCCGGTGGCCACGTCGGTGGCCGCCTCCCCGGGGTGGGCCCGCGCGGCGGCGCTGGCCGCGGGGCTGGTGTGTCGCTGGCAGGTCCAGCTGGCCGCGGCCGCGGCGATGGTGCTGGGAATGGCGATGTGCTGGGCCGCGCCGTCCGCGGCTGACGCTGGCACCACCGCGCTGCTGCTGGCGGCGGTGTGGTGGCTGGGCGCGCTGCTGGTCACCGCCGGGGTGGCGATGATGTCAGTGCCGGTGGCGCGGGCGGCCTACGCGCACACGATCCGGGGTCGGGTGCGGTCCCGCTACGGCCTGGATGGGTGGGCGTCGTGGTGGGATCTGCACCGATATGTGTCCGCGGCCGCGGTCCGTCAGATCGCGGTCGGTACCCGCCCCAGCCTGGCCGACCAAGTCCGCGACGGCGATGGCAGCGACGGTCGGGTTCATCCCGGGCGGGTGGCGCGGCTGCCGGTCGGTGAGTGCGGCACCTGGCTGGGCCGGTCGGTGGTCGGCCCTGTCCTGGGGACCGAGTGTTACGCGGCTAAGCGGGACGTGGTGGGGCTGTTGGCGCCCCCGCAGACCGGCAAGACCGCGACCCTGGGCCATCACGTGCTCGACCACCGTGGCCCGGCCCTGGTGACCTCGACCAAGACCGACCTGTTCGAGCTGTGCGCGGGCACCCGCGCTGAACAGGGCCCGGTGTGGCTGTTCAACCCGGAGAACCTCGGCGAGTGGGGTTCGACGATGTCCTGGTCACCGGTGACCGGCTGTACTGATGCCCAGATCGCCCAGCAGCGGGCCGGCTACCTGGTCGGTGCCACCGCCGGTGACCCCGACAAGGGTGAGGACCAATGGGACGAGTGGGCCACCGCGGTGCTGCGTGCGCTGCTGCTGGCCGCGGCGATCTCGGGCCGCGAGATGGACACCGTGGCCCGATGGGTGCTGCGCCCGAGCCGGGACCCGGCCGAGGGCGGGGCGGGCGAGGCCCTGGAGATTCTGCGCAACGCCCCGCCCGGACTAGTGCCGCCCAGGGCGGTGGACTCGTTGTGGCAGGTGCTGGCCAGTCGGGCCCACAAGACCACCGAGTCGATCTTTTTGACGTTGTCGCGGTCGGTGCAGTTCATGACCGACCCCACCGTGGCCGCGCTGGCCCTGCCCCGCCCCGGGTTGCCCGAGTTCGACATCGACGCCTTCCTGACCAGTAACGCCACGGTGTTCCTGGTCGGATCCGACCGCGCGCATGGATCGGTCGCGCCACTGGTGGCGGCGTTTACCGGGTATGTGTTCGAGTCGGCCAAGACCGCGGCCGCCCGCCGCGAGAAGGGCCGATTGGACCCGCCGTTGGGGCTGTTCCTCGACGAGGTCGCCCTGATCAGCCCGGTGGCGCTGGACCGGTGGATCCCCGACTCCGGCGGGCGCGGGATCCACCTGGTGTGGGCGGTTCAGTCCCCCTCGCAGCTAGTGGCGCGCTGGGGCCAGGCGGGTTCAGCCACGATCTGGAATTCCACCAACGCCAAGCTCGTCTTCGGCGGGTTCACCCTCGACGAGGACCTGGACCCGATCTCGACGCTGTGCGGATTCCGGCACGAGACCGTCCGCGACCCGGACGGGCGCGAACGCTACGAACGCGTCCGGACCTGCCCCGCGGATCGGCTGCGCGTGCTGCCCGAATGGCATGCCGTGCTGATCCACCGCGCCACCCCGGCCACGATCGTGCGTACCACTCCGGTGTGGACACGTAAGGACCTGCGCCCACCCCCGCCGGTGGCCGCGGCGGCGGTAGCGCCCCCGACCGAGCAGCCCCGTGCGCCGTTACCCGACGACGAGGCGACGGCCGCCTGACCACCCGGCAGCCCTGCCCGGCCCCGGGCCCCGCCCCGAGTGGATCCTGAACCTGCCGGGTGTCTGCTCAAGGTCGGTCGCCGGGGCTACCGCCACCGATCGGGCAGCACAATGGTCCGTTCCCGAGCCGGGGCGGAGGAGCAGAAGGTTGGAGGACTACGACGTGACCAGTGACGGGCCGGCGGGCCCCCCGGAGCCGAACTCAAGCTCGGGGCGGGCCCGCCCCAGCGAGACTGCCCGCTGGGCGGCCGTCGGCGACGAACTACGCGCGCTGCGCCGCAACGGCGACGACATCGCGGGCCGGGTCCGCGAACTCACTGATGAACTATCCCGGCTGTTGCCCCGCGTGGACGAGCTCGACACCGGCCTGGCCGAGCTGTCCGGCATGGTCGCCGCGGCCGGGCGGGGCGGGGACGGCGCCGACCCCGCGCAGGTGCCCGGTCGCGACCTCACCCCGGCCATCGGGTGGTCCGAACTCGCACCGCAGGCCAGGCAGGCCGCGTGGGATGCACTCGGCGACTGGGTCGCCGACGTGCTCAACCACGAGTACCGGCTCTCCCGCGCCGAGCTGCCTGACTGCTGGGCGCTGCATCCTCGCGCGGTCCGGGAACTGGCCTGGCTGCGCACCCTGCACCGCGATTGCGCCGCCGCCGACACCCGCCCCGACCAGGTCGCCGAATGGCACACCCGCTGGCTCCCCGCCGCGATCACGAACGTGGCCGCGGCCATCGACCCCCGCGAATGCGTCCCGGGCCGCCACCGACTCACCGAAGACGAACAACGCGCCCACGAAACCGCAATCGACGCCGCCGCCCGGAACGGTGACCCGCCCCCGGCCCTGACCACCGAAACCGGACCAGACCGACCCCGCTACCGGCCCGAGTGCTTTCCCCCTCGCCGCAGCAGCGACCACAGCTACGCGACCACGTCGCAGCGCCCCCGCGCCCTGGATGCCGCGACTCCGGCACCGGCCTCGATCCGCGATGACTGGTGGGAGTTGTTCCTCGACGCCCGCCTGGCCGATCTCGGCCAGCACCAGGGCCACCCGCCCACATGAGCAAGGGGGGCGCGCACGGCGCTGCTGACTCGTCAGCACCCCGCAGTGCTTCGGCTCTTGTCCGCGGGTTGGCGCGACGGGCCAGCAAGCTACGCAGAGTCGCGTTACGCGACGTCGCCCGCACCGAGGCCCTCGAGGGCGAGCTGACCCTGGTGCGCGAGCAGCTGGAGCAGGCCACCGATGCAGTACGAGGCCTGGCCCGCCGCGCTACCGGCTATCGCGCCCAACTGCGCACGCTCGGCATCGAGCCTGTCGTCGAGGACCTGTCCCGGTGCGCGTTCTACCGCAACGAACCAGGCGGCTGCCGGGCCGGCTGCACCATCGACCCGCGGTGCCTGGTCGACGAGCCCGACACCGGGTGGCCCCTGGCCCACCGACTGGGCTCGGCCGGGCCGTCTAGAGAAGGGGACTGCGATGACCGCGGCCGGTGACGCCCGCCGCGACCGCCCAGCCCGCCGGGGCGAGACAGAGGTGCTCACCCTGCGTCTCACGTGTTGCGAGCGCACCTGGGTCGGCCCCGACCGGGCTCACTGCTGCCGACGACACCGCGGGTGCGGACACGTCTTCGACGACCCGGACCTGTGGGACGATCACCGCCGGGCCGGGCGCTGCCTCGACCCTCTCGCGCTCGGCCTGATGCAGACCGCCACGGGAGTCTGGATCCGCGCACTGGACAACCCCCACTGACACAACCACCAGAACGCCCGCTGCCGATCGGGCAGACTGGCCGAATGACCGCTGAGAACCCGACCGAGGACCCCGAACTGACCCCGACCGTGCGGACCCGAGCACGCAACATCGGCATCCCGGAAGAGCGGCTCTTGGCCCACATCGAGCGCGGCACGCTCGTCCTCGACGGCGAACCCGTCACCGACCTCGACACGCCAGCTCCTCCCGGAACGCGGATCCAAGTCGCTGGGCAGTAGCTCGCGCGCCATAGTCGCGGCGTCCCGAGAACTCCTAGAAGCCATCACCTCGAGAGGGGCGGACCCACCGCTCCGGACTTCTCCGAGGCGTCATCGAGCAACTCCCCACCGCGGCCGTCACCGCCCGCCTCGCCTGCGCCGGAAGATCACTGAGGTCGAACGCGCACGCCTCGAGCAACGCCGCGATGACGTACCCCTCGTCCGGCCCGCGCATCCCGGCGTAACCGCCCCTGATTGACCCGGTGTCGCAGCACCTGCGCCGCCTCGTGGCAGCGGCCTTGTTCTCGTGCATCAGCCGCGCCCGGCGCTGGGAAGGAGACTCGTTCGGCACGAACGGGAGTCTCGACAAACGCTCGAACGACGCGGGCGTGGCGGGGGTCCGGACGAGCAGGTCGGCACGCTCAGCTCGATGACTGTGTCCGCTGCGTAGGCACCTATCGTCCTCGGTGTGGACGTGCAGTTTCCGGTGGCGCCGATGATCGCTCGTCCCGTCGCCGAGCTGCCCCGGCGCGGCCGACATTCCTACGAGATCAAATGGGACGGGTGGCGTTGTGTAGCGGTTCGCGGGTGCAGCTGCA of Pseudonocardia autotrophica contains these proteins:
- a CDS encoding DUF2637 domain-containing protein, whose amino-acid sequence is MRTDTAERWRHQHAEAREQRASARRAARARAWARRWSGVRAAASVAVRSAPALAGVAACVAPTAIATRGQYEFGAEVMRLGAMAVLVPVMLEGAAWMLAWQRYQAVAAGDPATRLTAGVWALAGAAAGLNFWHGATGLSGSVQVGVTYGVASVVGFGLVELLARHRAGGSPRARERRARRRLALARAVRFPRVSWAAWSMRVAHGSATAPEQVWRQVWESSTSAAAVDPGAVPPERKAAAAAVVPPPLAPADEPSERSERPEGNDTCSVTAHGDQLPAAVAPSHSGGGVGERADRADLRRRAADARVQDLAELLCSGAAVTGEQAGVIFGVSERTGRRLVAEAKTTCDQPPAAAPGAAGGDDTHAAAVPGAGEQHRLLQFPGAESPHAGRSA
- a CDS encoding type IV secretory system conjugative DNA transfer family protein; its protein translation is MSTPTLHPVAEPDPEPSSPPEGRDGRARRARAGVERGLSAVWWRAVWPVATSVAASPGWARAAALAAGLVCRWQVQLAAAAAMVLGMAMCWAAPSAADAGTTALLLAAVWWLGALLVTAGVAMMSVPVARAAYAHTIRGRVRSRYGLDGWASWWDLHRYVSAAAVRQIAVGTRPSLADQVRDGDGSDGRVHPGRVARLPVGECGTWLGRSVVGPVLGTECYAAKRDVVGLLAPPQTGKTATLGHHVLDHRGPALVTSTKTDLFELCAGTRAEQGPVWLFNPENLGEWGSTMSWSPVTGCTDAQIAQQRAGYLVGATAGDPDKGEDQWDEWATAVLRALLLAAAISGREMDTVARWVLRPSRDPAEGGAGEALEILRNAPPGLVPPRAVDSLWQVLASRAHKTTESIFLTLSRSVQFMTDPTVAALALPRPGLPEFDIDAFLTSNATVFLVGSDRAHGSVAPLVAAFTGYVFESAKTAAARREKGRLDPPLGLFLDEVALISPVALDRWIPDSGGRGIHLVWAVQSPSQLVARWGQAGSATIWNSTNAKLVFGGFTLDEDLDPISTLCGFRHETVRDPDGRERYERVRTCPADRLRVLPEWHAVLIHRATPATIVRTTPVWTRKDLRPPPPVAAAAVAPPTEQPRAPLPDDEATAA
- a CDS encoding FDXHR family putative zinc-binding protein, whose protein sequence is MTAAGDARRDRPARRGETEVLTLRLTCCERTWVGPDRAHCCRRHRGCGHVFDDPDLWDDHRRAGRCLDPLALGLMQTATGVWIRALDNPH